Proteins from a single region of Nomascus leucogenys isolate Asia chromosome 2, Asia_NLE_v1, whole genome shotgun sequence:
- the CCL17 gene encoding C-C motif chemokine 17 isoform X1 — protein sequence MGELNSKPAGCLPEQRDLHTETPSWAPGSMAPLKMLALVTLLLGASLQHIHAARGTNVGRECCLEYFKGAIPLRKLKTWYQTSEDCSRDAIVFVTVQDRAICSDPNNKRVKNAVKYLQSLNRF from the exons ATGGGAGAGCTGAATTCAAAACCAG CAGGGTGTCTCCCTGAGCAGAGGGACCTGCACACAGAGACTCCCTCCTGGGCTCCTGGCAGCATGGCCCCACTGAAGATGCTGGCCCTGGTCACCCTCCTCCTGGGGGCTTCTCTGCAGCACATCCACGCAG CTCGAGGGACCAATGTGGGCCGGGAGTGCTGCCTGGAGTACTTCAAGGGAGCCATTCCCCTTAGAAAGCTGAAGACGTGGTACCAGACATCTGAGGACTGCTCCAGGGATGCCATCGT ttttgtaaCTGTCCAGGACAGGGCCATCTGTTCGGACCCCAACAACAAGAGAGTGAAGAATGCAGTTAAATACCTGCAAAGCCTTAACAGGTTTTGA
- the CX3CL1 gene encoding fractalkine isoform X2: MTSKIPVALLIHYQQNQASCGKRAIVLETRQHRLFCADPKEQWVKDAMQHLDRQAAALSRNGGTFEKQIGEVKPRTTPAARGMDESVVLEPKATGESSSLEPTPSSQEAQRALGTSPELPTGVTGSSGTGLPLTPKAQDGGPVGTELFRVPPASTAATWQSSAPHQPGPGLWAEGKTSEAPSTKDPSTQASTTSSPAPEENAPSEGQRVWGQGQSPRPENSLEREEMGPVPAHTDAFQDWGPGSMAHVSVVPVSSERTPSREPVASGSWTPKAEEPIHATMDPQRLGVLITPVPDAQAATRRQAVGLLAFLGLLFCLGVAMFTYQSLQGCPRKMAGEMAEGLRYIPRSCGSNSYVLVPV; the protein is encoded by the exons ATGACGTCAAAGATACCTGTAGCTTTGCTCATCCACTATCAACAGAACCAGGCATCGTGCGGCAAACGTGCAATCGT CTTGGAGACGAGACAGCACAGGCTGTTCTGTGCCGACCCGAAGGAGCAATGGGTCAAGGACGCGATGCAGCATCTGGACCGCCAGGCTGCTGCCCTATCTCGAAATGGCGGCACCTTCGAGAAGCAGATAGGCGAGGTGAAGCCCAGGACCACCCCTGCTGCCAGGGGAATGGACGAGTCTGTGGTCCTGGAGCCCAAAGCCACAGGCGAAAGCAGTAGCCTGGAGCCGACTCCTTCTTCCCAGGAGGCACAGAGGGCCCTGGGGACCTCCCCAGAGCTGCCGACGGGCGTGACTGGTTCCTCAGGGACCGGGCTCCCCCTGACACCAAAGGCTCAGGATGGAGGGCCTGTGGGCACGGAGCTTTTCCGAGTGCCTCCCGCCTCCACTGCCGCCACGTGGCAGAGTTCTGCTCCCCACCAACCTGGGCCCGGCCTCTGGGCTGAGGGAAAGACCTCTGAGGCCCCATCCACCAAGGACCCCTCCACCCAGGCCTCCACTACgtcctccccagccccagaggAGAATGCTCCGTCTGAAGGCCAGCGTGTGTGGGGTCAGGGACAGAGCCCCAGGCCAGAGAACTCTCTGGAGCGGGAGGAGATGGGTCCCGTGCCAGCGCACACGGATGCCTTCCAGGACTGGGGGCCTGGCAGCATGGCCCACGTCTCTGTGGTCCCTGTCTCCTCAGAAAGGACCCCCAGCAGGGAGCCAGTGGCTTCAGGCAGCTGGACCCCTAAGGCTGAGGAACCCATCCATGCCACCATGGACCCCCAGAGGCTGGGCGTCCTTATCACTCCTGTCCCTGACGCCCAGGCTGCCACCCGGAGGCAGGCGGTGGGGCTGCtggccttccttggcctcctctTCTGCCTGGGGGTGGCCATGTTCACCTACCAGAGCCTCCAAGGCTGCCCTCGAAAGATGGCGGGAGAGATGGCGGAGGGCCTTCGCTACATCCCCCGGAGCTGTGGTAGTAACTCATATGTCCTGGTGCCCGTGTGA
- the CX3CL1 gene encoding fractalkine isoform X1: MAPISLSWLLCLATLCHLTVLLAGQHHGVTKCKITCSKMTSKIPVALLIHYQQNQASCGKRAIVLETRQHRLFCADPKEQWVKDAMQHLDRQAAALSRNGGTFEKQIGEVKPRTTPAARGMDESVVLEPKATGESSSLEPTPSSQEAQRALGTSPELPTGVTGSSGTGLPLTPKAQDGGPVGTELFRVPPASTAATWQSSAPHQPGPGLWAEGKTSEAPSTKDPSTQASTTSSPAPEENAPSEGQRVWGQGQSPRPENSLEREEMGPVPAHTDAFQDWGPGSMAHVSVVPVSSERTPSREPVASGSWTPKAEEPIHATMDPQRLGVLITPVPDAQAATRRQAVGLLAFLGLLFCLGVAMFTYQSLQGCPRKMAGEMAEGLRYIPRSCGSNSYVLVPV; this comes from the exons GACAGCACCACGGTGTGACGAAATGCAAAATCACGTGCAGCAAGATGACGTCAAAGATACCTGTAGCTTTGCTCATCCACTATCAACAGAACCAGGCATCGTGCGGCAAACGTGCAATCGT CTTGGAGACGAGACAGCACAGGCTGTTCTGTGCCGACCCGAAGGAGCAATGGGTCAAGGACGCGATGCAGCATCTGGACCGCCAGGCTGCTGCCCTATCTCGAAATGGCGGCACCTTCGAGAAGCAGATAGGCGAGGTGAAGCCCAGGACCACCCCTGCTGCCAGGGGAATGGACGAGTCTGTGGTCCTGGAGCCCAAAGCCACAGGCGAAAGCAGTAGCCTGGAGCCGACTCCTTCTTCCCAGGAGGCACAGAGGGCCCTGGGGACCTCCCCAGAGCTGCCGACGGGCGTGACTGGTTCCTCAGGGACCGGGCTCCCCCTGACACCAAAGGCTCAGGATGGAGGGCCTGTGGGCACGGAGCTTTTCCGAGTGCCTCCCGCCTCCACTGCCGCCACGTGGCAGAGTTCTGCTCCCCACCAACCTGGGCCCGGCCTCTGGGCTGAGGGAAAGACCTCTGAGGCCCCATCCACCAAGGACCCCTCCACCCAGGCCTCCACTACgtcctccccagccccagaggAGAATGCTCCGTCTGAAGGCCAGCGTGTGTGGGGTCAGGGACAGAGCCCCAGGCCAGAGAACTCTCTGGAGCGGGAGGAGATGGGTCCCGTGCCAGCGCACACGGATGCCTTCCAGGACTGGGGGCCTGGCAGCATGGCCCACGTCTCTGTGGTCCCTGTCTCCTCAGAAAGGACCCCCAGCAGGGAGCCAGTGGCTTCAGGCAGCTGGACCCCTAAGGCTGAGGAACCCATCCATGCCACCATGGACCCCCAGAGGCTGGGCGTCCTTATCACTCCTGTCCCTGACGCCCAGGCTGCCACCCGGAGGCAGGCGGTGGGGCTGCtggccttccttggcctcctctTCTGCCTGGGGGTGGCCATGTTCACCTACCAGAGCCTCCAAGGCTGCCCTCGAAAGATGGCGGGAGAGATGGCGGAGGGCCTTCGCTACATCCCCCGGAGCTGTGGTAGTAACTCATATGTCCTGGTGCCCGTGTGA
- the CCL17 gene encoding C-C motif chemokine 17 isoform X2 — protein MGELNSKPGCLPEQRDLHTETPSWAPGSMAPLKMLALVTLLLGASLQHIHAARGTNVGRECCLEYFKGAIPLRKLKTWYQTSEDCSRDAIVFVTVQDRAICSDPNNKRVKNAVKYLQSLNRF, from the exons ATGGGAGAGCTGAATTCAAAACCAG GGTGTCTCCCTGAGCAGAGGGACCTGCACACAGAGACTCCCTCCTGGGCTCCTGGCAGCATGGCCCCACTGAAGATGCTGGCCCTGGTCACCCTCCTCCTGGGGGCTTCTCTGCAGCACATCCACGCAG CTCGAGGGACCAATGTGGGCCGGGAGTGCTGCCTGGAGTACTTCAAGGGAGCCATTCCCCTTAGAAAGCTGAAGACGTGGTACCAGACATCTGAGGACTGCTCCAGGGATGCCATCGT ttttgtaaCTGTCCAGGACAGGGCCATCTGTTCGGACCCCAACAACAAGAGAGTGAAGAATGCAGTTAAATACCTGCAAAGCCTTAACAGGTTTTGA